A genomic segment from Nitrospira sp. encodes:
- a CDS encoding Large-conductance mechanosensitive channel, translating to MSMLGEFKEFAMKGNVLDMAVGVIIGGAFGKIVSSVVSDILMPPLGLLLGKVDFSSLFIPLTDEAKGKSLAAAKAAGAATINYGVFLQTILDFTILAFVIFMVVKQMNRFKKEAPPGPPPAPPKEEVLLTEIRDLLKNQRR from the coding sequence ATGAGCATGCTGGGTGAATTCAAAGAATTTGCCATGAAGGGCAACGTGCTCGACATGGCCGTGGGGGTCATCATCGGCGGCGCATTCGGAAAAATCGTGTCGTCCGTCGTCAGTGATATTTTGATGCCTCCCCTCGGCCTCCTGCTGGGCAAGGTTGATTTCTCGAGTCTGTTTATCCCCTTGACCGATGAGGCCAAGGGAAAATCGTTGGCGGCGGCCAAAGCGGCCGGGGCGGCCACCATCAACTACGGCGTCTTCCTGCAAACCATACTCGATTTTACGATTCTCGCCTTCGTGATTTTCATGGTGGTCAAGCAAATGAACCGTTTCAAAAAAGAAGCCCCTCCCGGACCGCCTCCCGCCCCGCCCAAGGAAGAAGTGTTGCTCACGGAAATTCGGGATCTCTTGAAGAATCAACGCCGCTGA
- a CDS encoding OmpA domain protein → MKDARIVPLVLTALLAAACAAPHAPNDSASRALNEMKAVAQPIPPKPDPRDGTIAELKQQIADLQRQNAERDAELDRLRSSLTGDLDRAKTRIGELDSQINQRDRELSSLRNAAGDKDRLASQLSDAERQLSAKDSELAALRTSAGDKDRLAAELSALQGQLSSKDQELTALKGSAVDKDRLAEQLTALQGQLSSKDQELAALKGSAGDRDRLSSELATAKQRIADLEHQLELRDHELVALKSAAGDREKLVADLAAAKQRAADLDSELARRDQEMAGLKGALDQQKTTLAQAKDDLSKLLQAEVGKGNVTMKQLGDQLTLGLATTLLFDSGEATLKPGGVDVLHRIGGVLKQYPDRTIHVAGHTDNVPIRGALAKKFPTNLELSQARAESAQLALTDGGMAVEKIEAFGHADSRPIASNSTAEGRQKNRRVEIVVKQ, encoded by the coding sequence ATGAAAGACGCTCGTATCGTTCCCCTGGTACTGACTGCGCTGCTCGCCGCGGCCTGCGCGGCACCCCATGCTCCCAATGACTCGGCCAGCAGGGCCCTGAATGAAATGAAGGCGGTCGCGCAACCGATTCCGCCGAAGCCGGACCCGCGAGACGGAACCATCGCCGAGTTGAAACAACAGATCGCCGATCTGCAGCGCCAGAACGCCGAGCGTGATGCGGAACTGGACCGGCTTCGCTCCTCGTTGACGGGGGATCTCGACCGGGCTAAGACCCGGATCGGCGAACTCGACTCTCAGATCAACCAGCGCGATCGCGAATTATCCTCGCTTCGCAATGCGGCGGGCGACAAGGATCGGTTGGCAAGTCAATTGTCCGATGCCGAACGCCAGCTCTCAGCCAAAGATAGCGAGCTCGCCGCGTTGCGGACAAGTGCCGGAGACAAGGATCGTCTCGCGGCAGAGTTGTCTGCACTACAAGGGCAACTGTCTTCGAAAGATCAGGAACTCACCGCCCTCAAGGGCAGTGCCGTGGACAAAGACCGCCTGGCCGAACAGTTGACCGCTTTACAAGGGCAACTGTCTTCAAAGGATCAGGAACTTGCCGCCCTCAAGGGCAGCGCCGGCGATCGAGATCGTCTCTCTTCCGAACTCGCAACGGCGAAACAACGCATTGCCGACCTCGAACATCAATTGGAGCTCAGGGACCACGAGCTGGTGGCATTGAAAAGCGCCGCAGGCGACCGGGAAAAACTCGTGGCCGACCTGGCGGCTGCCAAACAACGGGCTGCAGATCTGGACAGCGAACTCGCGCGAAGAGACCAGGAAATGGCCGGCCTGAAAGGCGCCCTTGATCAACAAAAGACCACCCTCGCGCAGGCCAAAGACGATCTGTCGAAACTCCTCCAGGCCGAAGTCGGGAAGGGCAACGTGACCATGAAGCAGCTGGGCGACCAGCTTACCCTCGGCCTGGCCACGACGTTGCTCTTCGATTCCGGGGAAGCGACGCTCAAGCCAGGAGGGGTGGACGTCCTGCACCGCATCGGCGGCGTACTGAAGCAATATCCCGACCGGACGATCCATGTGGCAGGCCACACGGACAACGTGCCGATACGGGGAGCCTTGGCCAAAAAGTTCCCGACCAATTTGGAGCTTTCCCAAGCGCGCGCCGAAAGCGCGCAGCTCGCGCTGACCGACGGCGGCATGGCCGTGGAAAAGATTGAAGCCTTT